Proteins encoded within one genomic window of Hahella chejuensis KCTC 2396:
- a CDS encoding GRAM domain-containing protein, producing MIHLTHGEDILKEGVANLQKSVETVGGKLYLTNQRLVFRAHALNVQGGVTEIPLAQVCKLTKCWTKLFGVIPLYPNSLAISTHDNAVFRFVLFGRDSWRAAIAERIGTRA from the coding sequence ATGATACATCTCACGCACGGTGAAGATATTTTGAAGGAAGGCGTCGCCAATTTGCAGAAGAGCGTTGAGACGGTGGGCGGTAAGCTTTATTTGACTAATCAGCGTCTGGTTTTTCGGGCTCATGCTCTGAACGTGCAGGGCGGTGTGACGGAGATTCCGTTGGCGCAGGTTTGCAAGTTAACCAAATGCTGGACCAAGCTGTTTGGCGTGATTCCTCTTTATCCTAATTCTCTGGCTATCAGCACCCATGACAATGCGGTCTTTCGTTTTGTGTTGTTTGGGAGGGATAGTTGGCGTGCGGCCATCGCCGAGCGAATCGGGACTCGTGCATGA
- a CDS encoding alpha/beta fold hydrolase: MPITTNVVMIHGLMGSLSYFEPQKRVPDLRWLTPDLPGYGATPMQDGGEGFSLRGQAEHVRDLILNLDEGPCWVLGHSVGGAIAMMLAEAHPELVRGLISVEGNFTLNDAFWCRKVAAMSVSEWRASYSEMQSDPEAWLTRAEIEPTVERLEWARRILVNQSTDTVHAVANAVVRETAGAEYQDSIRRVVDSGLPLYLLSGERSDAGWDVPEYVRATALQSVRQKNTGHMMMLEAPDEFCAIVADFIRFS, from the coding sequence ATGCCGATTACGACGAATGTGGTGATGATCCACGGATTAATGGGTTCTCTGAGTTATTTTGAACCGCAAAAACGCGTCCCTGATTTGCGCTGGCTAACGCCTGATTTGCCGGGATATGGTGCGACTCCAATGCAAGATGGTGGGGAAGGATTCTCCTTGCGTGGCCAGGCGGAGCACGTTCGCGATTTAATACTCAACCTTGATGAGGGGCCGTGCTGGGTGTTAGGGCACAGTGTGGGCGGCGCTATCGCCATGATGTTGGCGGAAGCGCATCCTGAGCTGGTGCGAGGCCTTATTAGCGTGGAAGGCAACTTCACTCTTAATGACGCATTCTGGTGCAGGAAAGTTGCTGCGATGTCCGTGTCAGAGTGGCGGGCAAGTTATTCGGAAATGCAGAGCGATCCAGAAGCCTGGTTGACTCGCGCGGAAATTGAGCCGACTGTGGAGCGGCTTGAATGGGCGCGCAGGATACTGGTCAACCAATCGACGGATACGGTCCATGCAGTGGCCAATGCCGTGGTGCGGGAGACGGCAGGGGCGGAGTATCAGGATTCGATTCGTCGCGTCGTTGATAGCGGCTTGCCGCTATATCTGCTTTCAGGCGAGCGCTCGGACGCAGGATGGGATGTGCCTGAGTATGTTCGCGCCACAGCGCTGCAGAGCGTGCGGCAGAAAAATACGGGGCATATGATGATGTTGGAGGCGCCGGATGAATTTTGCGCTATTGTCGCCGATTTCATCCGGTTTTCTTAA
- a CDS encoding SDR family NAD(P)-dependent oxidoreductase, translating into MSKPGNHNRKVALVTGASVGLGEAIAERLAQEGYDLILLARRQDKLEALAARLSTNCHIIACDICDQDAVTKSIEDLPPAFANIELLVNNAGLALGLGPAQNVSWEDWSRMIEVNCTGLAFMTHLLLPGMVERNAGHIINIGSIAGSYAYFGGNVYGATKAFVEQFSRNLKADLLGTALRVTNIEPGMVGGSEFSLVRFKGDEDKVKATYENADALTPEHIADCVAWAATRPANVNINRIEVMPVCQAPERLAIHRAKS; encoded by the coding sequence ATGAGTAAGCCGGGAAATCACAACAGGAAAGTTGCGCTGGTCACAGGCGCATCCGTCGGCTTGGGCGAAGCTATTGCAGAACGACTGGCGCAAGAGGGTTACGACCTGATCCTGCTGGCGCGTCGTCAAGATAAGCTGGAAGCGCTGGCCGCCCGCCTGTCGACCAACTGCCATATCATCGCCTGCGACATCTGCGATCAGGACGCTGTAACAAAGTCGATCGAAGACTTGCCGCCGGCGTTCGCGAATATAGAGTTATTGGTGAACAACGCCGGTCTGGCGCTGGGCTTGGGTCCGGCGCAAAACGTCTCCTGGGAGGACTGGAGCCGCATGATTGAGGTGAACTGCACCGGTTTGGCGTTCATGACTCACTTGCTGTTGCCGGGCATGGTGGAACGCAATGCCGGCCATATCATCAATATCGGCTCCATCGCTGGTTCATACGCTTACTTTGGCGGCAATGTCTACGGCGCCACCAAAGCCTTTGTCGAGCAATTCTCCCGCAACCTGAAAGCAGACCTGCTGGGTACGGCGCTGCGGGTCACCAATATCGAACCTGGAATGGTGGGCGGCAGCGAATTCTCTCTGGTGCGCTTCAAAGGCGACGAAGACAAAGTGAAGGCTACCTATGAAAACGCCGACGCGTTAACCCCGGAGCATATCGCCGATTGCGTGGCCTGGGCGGCGACCCGTCCCGCCAATGTGAACATCAACCGCATCGAAGTCATGCCGGTGTGTCAGGCCCCGGAACGTCTGGCGATACACCGCGCCAAATCCTGA
- a CDS encoding lactate/malate family dehydrogenase: protein MTGAKPRAANMDRMQQLQENPSIFVEQGKALGKVAKDTVKTLVVGNPANTNALIAWANARYLPHHQFSALMRLDHNRALGFLSRKIGINPRRIKRLTIWGNHASTLFPDASHLRIDGQPIRMALDMNWYRDIMIDQVQQRGTAVISCKGRTSSSSAAQAIIDHLRDWRFGTEEGDFVSMGVLSQGDRKPVADVAGATVGARPL, encoded by the coding sequence CTGACCGGCGCCAAGCCCCGCGCGGCGAATATGGATCGCATGCAGCAATTGCAGGAAAACCCTTCTATCTTCGTGGAGCAGGGTAAGGCCCTGGGCAAAGTGGCCAAGGACACGGTGAAAACGCTGGTCGTGGGCAATCCCGCCAATACCAACGCGTTGATCGCCTGGGCGAACGCCCGCTACCTCCCGCATCATCAGTTTTCCGCCCTGATGCGTCTGGACCACAATCGGGCGCTGGGTTTTCTCTCCCGTAAAATAGGCATTAACCCAAGACGTATCAAACGCCTGACGATTTGGGGCAACCACGCCAGCACCTTGTTTCCAGACGCATCCCATTTGCGAATAGACGGACAGCCTATTCGTATGGCGCTGGATATGAACTGGTATCGGGACATCATGATCGATCAGGTGCAGCAACGCGGGACGGCGGTGATTTCCTGCAAGGGCAGAACCAGTTCCAGCTCCGCTGCGCAAGCGATTATCGACCATTTGCGAGACTGGCGCTTCGGCACGGAAGAGGGGGATTTCGTCAGCATGGGCGTATTGAGCCAGGGTGATCGAAAGCCTGTTGCCGATGTCGCCGGAGCAACTGTTGGCGCGCGCCCACTCTGA
- a CDS encoding substrate-binding periplasmic protein, protein MRAQMTSQWFKILVVSFALIGASGAARTETGIVEISVCGIDVANPPIYRLTMADTKETTEYKGVAYEMLNEIELQASIRIIFERRPWKRCLAQLQSGQSDAVIGSSYVQEREQFSHYPRKLNGSVDYSKLVYSNTLWIYTSDPAVQWDGVSLKLPPGAQAAAGLGYSSADLLQRMGVEVIERYEPKHLANLLASRRVAIVASYAMQVEPYLDLSDPNSPVRRLPTPLMQDDMFLVFSRPFYARHQHLAERIWEICEDLHESGRYDEILALYFSFLDSQ, encoded by the coding sequence ATGCGCGCCCAAATGACGTCTCAGTGGTTCAAAATCCTGGTCGTTTCCTTTGCGCTGATTGGAGCTTCGGGAGCAGCCCGGACTGAAACCGGCATTGTTGAAATCAGTGTCTGCGGCATCGACGTGGCCAATCCGCCCATTTATCGGTTGACCATGGCCGATACGAAGGAAACCACGGAGTACAAAGGCGTCGCCTATGAGATGCTGAATGAAATCGAGCTGCAGGCGTCCATACGCATTATCTTTGAGCGTCGTCCCTGGAAGCGCTGTCTGGCGCAGTTGCAGAGCGGCCAATCAGACGCGGTGATCGGCTCCTCTTACGTTCAGGAGCGGGAGCAGTTCAGTCATTACCCTCGCAAACTGAACGGCTCCGTGGATTATTCCAAGCTGGTGTACAGCAACACCCTGTGGATATATACGTCAGACCCGGCAGTACAATGGGACGGCGTATCGCTCAAGCTGCCTCCGGGGGCGCAAGCCGCGGCAGGGCTGGGTTACTCCTCCGCCGACTTGCTGCAACGGATGGGAGTGGAAGTCATTGAGCGCTATGAGCCCAAACATCTCGCCAACCTGCTGGCCAGTCGTCGGGTGGCGATAGTGGCCAGTTACGCCATGCAGGTGGAGCCCTACCTGGATCTGAGCGATCCCAATTCCCCCGTGCGGCGCCTGCCGACTCCCTTAATGCAGGACGACATGTTCCTGGTTTTCTCGCGTCCGTTTTACGCCCGCCACCAACACTTGGCGGAGCGCATCTGGGAAATCTGCGAGGATCTGCACGAATCCGGTCGCTATGACGAAATACTCGCCTTGTACTTCTCGTTTCTGGATTCCCAGTAG